CCCCGGTAGACACAGCCACAAACACATTAATTAGAAAAATATTTAATGAATCAATCATATTTACGGCACTGACCGCCGCCATTCCTGACGAGCTAATCATAGCCGTGTTCACCAAATTAAGACCTACGATAAAAGCCTGATCAATCAGAAGCGGGATAAACAGGGCGATAATCTGCCGATAATCAATGGACTCTCCTGAAAAATGTCTATTTAGAAAGCCATGCGTTCTCATCCTTACACTCAGTTGACTCATATTATCACATTCTTTTTTATCAAATTGAAAAAAACCCTTCAGCAGAAGAGTCTTTCATGGCGAAAAAATGTATAAAGTTGCAAGGCTAGATGTCTCTGGCTCTTGATTCTGTACACTTTTCTCTACATAGAAGTATCACTCTAAAAGAAAATCCTGTCAATGGTTTTGCTCACATTTGAATAGAAAAAACCGAAAAAACCTGCTCAGCTTAATGAACAGGTTTTTAAGCAGTATGACCATGCTATGAAACGTTATTAACCTCTTGTTATAAGAATGATTATGATCTTCCCGCAATTAAATCTTGTTGAATAGAAGCTTCATTCTTCTCGAATTTCTTATAGAAAAACATAGGAATGATTCCGATTAAGAAGACGATAAACGGTAGCCAGATAAAGCTGAACTGAATGCCAGACAAAGCAGTCGGGGTCTGAACCTTTCCAGCAATATAGCCTGTGCTACCCATAACCCATGCTGGCAATAATCCGCCAATTCCGCTCCCCGCTTTAATACAGAATGCGCTTCCAATAGAAGTCAGGAATCCACTTGCCCGAATTCCATTTTTCCATTCCCCGTAATCTACTGTATCGGACAACATTGCAAATGGCATCGAGCACGCAAAGCCTGATCCTAAGGCACCTATGATCCAACCAGCAATAATAAGGGTTAAGTTTGTACTTCCCATTAAAATCACGACTTGACCTAGTGCAGCTAATATCAATCCGATAATCATGATCGTATTTTTACTTAATTTTCTGGCGAAAAACGGAATCAGAACCATCGAGATCAATTGCAAAGAGGTCAATCCATTGATTAAAGGCACCAAGTCCTTACTATCCAGATTGTATTGCAGATAAAAAATGAGCGTGGCAGAACGAATATTCAAGCCGATCCAGTAACACAGGTTAGCAGCTACAACGAGCATCCAGGGCCAGTTTCGCTTGATAGCTGTAAAGCTTTTAGCAATCGGGACAGATTTCGTTTTCACTGCCGCATTTTCACGCAAATCGCCAAACGCTATGAAAAACATAATAATCGCCATGATTCCAAATAAAACGAGCGTTAAGGAAAAGCCTTTTTGATCATTTCCCTGTCCAAAGAAGGCTACGAGGGGTAATGTGAACGTCGTGGCGATGAAGAAGCCCACGTTTCCCCCGACCATACGGAAAGAGTTCAAGACCACACGTTCATTGGAATTGGTGCTCAGGTTAGGCAGAATAGACGTAATCGGCGTACTGATTCCCGTATACAGGATACCCGCTATGATATAAGTGATAGCCGCGTATGCAATTTTCCCCGATTCACTCCAATTGGGTGTCGTAAACGTAAGGACCATGAACACGGCAAACGGAACAGCTAGCCATAGAAAATAAGGTCTGCTCTGACCATATTTGGACCTGGTCCGGTCAATCAGGATGCCCCAGATCGGGGCATCAATGGCATCAATAAAACGGGTGATAAATAGTAATGTTCCGGCAATCCCGATAGAAAGACCGAATACATCTGTATAAAAATAT
This window of the Paenibacillus polymyxa genome carries:
- a CDS encoding MFS transporter, translating into MSTRIVSTEPPEKATSTVPFHRKISYSLTDTAGNLLYCVISSYLLYFYTDVFGLSIGIAGTLLFITRFIDAIDAPIWGILIDRTRSKYGQSRPYFLWLAVPFAVFMVLTFTTPNWSESGKIAYAAITYIIAGILYTGISTPITSILPNLSTNSNERVVLNSFRMVGGNVGFFIATTFTLPLVAFFGQGNDQKGFSLTLVLFGIMAIIMFFIAFGDLRENAAVKTKSVPIAKSFTAIKRNWPWMLVVAANLCYWIGLNIRSATLIFYLQYNLDSKDLVPLINGLTSLQLISMVLIPFFARKLSKNTIMIIGLILAALGQVVILMGSTNLTLIIAGWIIGALGSGFACSMPFAMLSDTVDYGEWKNGIRASGFLTSIGSAFCIKAGSGIGGLLPAWVMGSTGYIAGKVQTPTALSGIQFSFIWLPFIVFLIGIIPMFFYKKFEKNEASIQQDLIAGRS